Below is a genomic region from Fervidobacterium gondwanense DSM 13020.
AACATAGACACAGTAAAAAAGCACGACTTTAAAACGATAATTGACAAAAAAACTGGAAAGCCGAGAACATTGCAAATTCACACATTCATCAGCTCGGCAGGAAGAAAATACATTCCAGGCAGCTCGTTAAAAGGAGCAATAAGAACAGCGCTGATAAAACAATATCTCAGTGATGAATTCGCCAAACACCTTGAATCACGATACAGGAACGTTGAAAATGAAATCTTTGGCGATGCAAAAAAGTCTGTATTCAAATTTCTACAGATCTCAGACAGTACATACATAAACAGCAAATTTATTGCTTTTAAAATGTACAGAATTTTAAACATACTAAAACAAAAGGGTAGCATACCTCAATTTCTTGAAATCTGGCTTCCAAAGAAAGTTACAAATATTCCTGAAGAAAACTATGTTGAGTGCACTTTAGAATTCAAGACATCATGGTACAGAAAAAACCAATCAGCAGGTACGATACGTGCAGAAGGAAAAATCACTCACATAGCCAGCACACTTGAAGATAAACAAAAGTTCATTGCGATAATGAAAGAAATTGCCAAAAACTCTATCGAGCGCGAAAAAACAAGAATATCACAAATGATTGACAAAAATGCTCAACAACAGCTTATGCGATTTTACGACGAACTGAGCAAAGAAAACCAAAAGGACAACGTATTCGTACTAAGAGTAGGTGGACACTCAGGTTTTTACTCCAAAACAGCTTTCACAAAACCATTAACACAAGCACAAATTGAGACACTGAGAAAAATTAACAGACACTGGAAATTTAACCCAGCAATGTTCCCTGTGACGGTAAGAGTAGTTGACGTAAACGCAAGCACAATAATGCCACTTGGCTGGTTAAAAGTAACCGTTACGAACTAAACAACAAAATTGGGGGAAACGCAAATTGCTCGAAATATATGTTGAATGGGACTTCAAAAAACCGGTACTAATTAATGACGAAGAAATAACAAAAATCAAAGAAAAAATTGGAGAACGCGCCGCATCCGTCTCGCACATACTATCCAAAAAATACTACCTGCACGAATCCGGATACTATATTCTTGGTAAAAGCTACATGAGAATAAGAATTTTGACAAACCGCGTTGGCTCCGTCATGAAGAACCTTGTGAATCTAAGGCTCGGCGGAGCCACCCTCTTAAATTTCAGAGCCAAAGAAATACAACCACGAACAGAAGGCTTTATCATCGCGCCTGAAACATTTGGAGAGCTAAACTATGATACATTCATATCATTTATAGAAGATTACTACTTCAACTTAGCAGACAAAATCTTCAATGAAGAAGAATGCGAAAAAAAACTAATACCTGTGATAACTCCATACGAAGAAAAAATCTACCGTGTCCAACTATTCGGAGACGAAAAAATGATTGAACTATTCAATATAATCGGACTCATAGATTCAGAAAACCAAAGATTCCTCTACCACAAAAGAGACCTAAAAGAACTAAGAAAGCTTGCTGGAAAACTATACACTCAAACACAAATCCAACATACAGAGTAGATAAAAACCAAGGTTGTAGAAAAACACAAGCGAAACAGGGAATATATGATATCGCGCAACTCAGCGCAAATAAAATCTTTTCTTCAACTGCAAACGCCCTAAACCGTGGAGACCAAAAGACAAGTTTCGCACCACGATACTCACTAATAACCGCATAAATACTATACTTCCGGTCATTGGCAAGTTGATAATTTTTGCAAGCTACATCGTCGAAAAATCTTGTATTCATGCGCTTCTCCGTTGAATTTTAGGTATTTCATTTCACAGAGTGATTTTATTTTCTTCTTTCTCATACGTATTCTTCTTGCTTCTCAGCTTGTGATTAGACATAATCTAAAAAATTCTCTACCT
It encodes:
- the csm5 gene encoding type III-A CRISPR-associated RAMP protein Csm5, with translation MMRLKIEPMSPIFIGSGEKVTKFEMLIRGDRTYILDFDKLMNYDKFVEEFVNRVDRILNPSEKDKALEDIFRKLNINIDTVKKHDFKTIIDKKTGKPRTLQIHTFISSAGRKYIPGSSLKGAIRTALIKQYLSDEFAKHLESRYRNVENEIFGDAKKSVFKFLQISDSTYINSKFIAFKMYRILNILKQKGSIPQFLEIWLPKKVTNIPEENYVECTLEFKTSWYRKNQSAGTIRAEGKITHIASTLEDKQKFIAIMKEIAKNSIEREKTRISQMIDKNAQQQLMRFYDELSKENQKDNVFVLRVGGHSGFYSKTAFTKPLTQAQIETLRKINRHWKFNPAMFPVTVRVVDVNASTIMPLGWLKVTVTN